The [Bacillus] selenitireducens MLS10 genome includes a region encoding these proteins:
- a CDS encoding nucleotidyltransferase family protein, producing MFSTTVHAIILAAGQSTRMGEPKQTLSIEGHTLIDHAVLKVSKLPVERIVIITGEHHEALKDAVTIEDSRIHFIHNPDYVSGQASSLKKGLCYAQSRGAHALVMLADQPLIAAETFKAVLDEGLSMKASRKPYSVRPMFHGRQGHPVFFGRPYLLNLMCLKMPGDEGGKRLRNQLVNLHTAVDDPYISFDVDTPADLKKARERMQKPLPVQ from the coding sequence ATGTTTTCAACAACGGTTCATGCGATCATACTTGCAGCGGGTCAGTCAACGCGGATGGGAGAGCCGAAACAGACGCTCTCCATTGAAGGTCATACGCTGATTGATCACGCTGTTCTGAAGGTGTCAAAACTGCCTGTGGAGCGGATTGTGATCATTACCGGTGAACATCATGAGGCGCTGAAAGATGCCGTCACCATTGAGGATTCACGGATTCACTTCATTCATAATCCCGACTATGTCTCCGGACAGGCCTCTTCTCTTAAAAAAGGACTCTGTTACGCACAGTCGCGGGGCGCACATGCACTCGTGATGCTTGCCGATCAGCCTCTGATTGCGGCTGAGACGTTCAAAGCGGTCCTGGATGAAGGACTGTCCATGAAAGCAAGCCGGAAGCCGTATTCGGTGAGGCCGATGTTTCACGGACGTCAGGGTCATCCGGTCTTTTTCGGCAGACCGTATCTGCTCAACCTGATGTGCTTGAAGATGCCCGGAGACGAAGGTGGCAAACGGCTTCGAAACCAGCTCGTCAATCTCCACACGGCGGTGGATGATCCTTACATCTCGTTTGATGTGGATACGCCGGCGGATCTGAAGAAAGCACGGGAACGGATGCAAAAGCCGCTTCCCGTTCAATAA
- a CDS encoding 5'-deoxyadenosine deaminase, producing the protein MGSIVLKNAEIITMNAGREAVFGDVLIEGDTITAVGKNLPCPDDAEVIDATGRVVIPGFIQTHIHLCQTLFRGRGDDLELMDWLKGRIWPLEAAHDEESIYYSALLGTGELIQSGTTSIVDMETVHHTDSAFEGMAQSGIRAISGKVMMDKGDEVPLPLQEKTAESLQASQDLYEKWHGYDNGRLQYAYSPRFVVSCTEELLRETARLSEMQNVRVHTHAAENRGEIAIVERETGMRNVEYLHKLGLANERLMLAHCIWLSDNEKKIIRDNRVNVTHCPGSNLKLASGKAEIPQLLDAHVCVSLGADGAPCNNNLDMFNEMRLAALIHKPEHGPTAMDAKTVFEMATIGGAKAMGLDDKIGSIEPGKKADLAILNLNDLHMYPSYGVDTLSRIVYSATRADVETTIINGKPVMKNRMLHTMDKETLMQEANTSIKRLIKRSGIPGQTKAVSG; encoded by the coding sequence ATGGGATCCATCGTACTGAAGAACGCAGAGATCATCACAATGAACGCCGGACGGGAAGCCGTCTTCGGTGATGTATTGATTGAAGGGGATACGATCACCGCGGTCGGGAAAAACCTGCCGTGCCCGGACGACGCAGAGGTCATTGACGCCACCGGCCGGGTCGTGATCCCCGGTTTTATTCAGACCCATATTCACTTATGCCAGACGCTCTTTCGCGGACGGGGGGATGATTTGGAACTGATGGACTGGCTCAAGGGTCGCATCTGGCCCCTGGAGGCTGCCCATGATGAAGAATCCATCTACTACTCCGCTCTACTGGGCACCGGCGAACTGATCCAAAGCGGGACGACGTCCATCGTCGATATGGAGACGGTTCACCATACCGATTCAGCGTTTGAAGGCATGGCGCAGTCCGGAATCCGCGCCATCTCAGGCAAGGTCATGATGGACAAAGGCGACGAAGTCCCTCTTCCTCTGCAGGAGAAGACGGCGGAGTCCCTGCAGGCCAGTCAGGATCTGTATGAAAAATGGCACGGCTATGACAACGGGCGCCTTCAGTATGCGTATTCGCCGAGGTTCGTCGTGTCCTGCACGGAGGAGCTCTTAAGAGAGACGGCGAGGCTGTCGGAGATGCAAAACGTCCGGGTCCATACCCACGCCGCGGAAAACAGAGGCGAAATCGCCATCGTGGAGCGCGAGACAGGCATGCGTAATGTGGAGTATCTCCACAAGCTCGGTCTTGCCAATGAGCGGCTCATGCTCGCTCACTGTATCTGGCTCAGTGACAATGAGAAGAAGATCATACGTGATAACCGGGTGAACGTCACCCACTGTCCGGGCTCGAATCTGAAGCTCGCTTCCGGGAAAGCGGAGATCCCCCAGCTTCTTGATGCCCATGTCTGCGTCAGTCTCGGAGCGGACGGGGCCCCCTGCAACAACAATCTTGACATGTTTAATGAGATGCGCCTCGCTGCCCTGATTCACAAGCCCGAGCACGGGCCGACGGCGATGGATGCCAAAACCGTCTTCGAAATGGCGACGATCGGCGGGGCAAAGGCGATGGGGCTCGACGACAAAATCGGAAGCATTGAACCCGGGAAGAAGGCGGATTTGGCTATTTTGAACCTGAATGATCTCCATATGTATCCGTCTTACGGTGTCGACACACTGTCGAGAATTGTTTATTCCGCGACGAGAGCCGATGTCGAGACGACGATTATCAATGGGAAACCGGTCATGAAGAACCGGATGCTTCACACAATGGATAAAGAAACCCTCATGCAGGAAGCGAATACATCGATTAAACGGCTGATCAAAAGAAGCGGGATTCCAGGACAGACCAAAGCCGTCAGTGGCTGA
- the uraD gene encoding 2-oxo-4-hydroxy-4-carboxy-5-ureidoimidazoline decarboxylase — protein sequence MQMTELHRLSREAFVAQIGHVFEHSPWVADSAYEQAGPFHTSEEVYKQLLTAMHEGTEDQKLSLLRAHPDLGGRIQMTDASVAEQKGAGLNQLSEKEYETLKRLNTHYTERFGFPFILAVKGKTKEDIISNIESRIENSREEEFETALNEVGKIAVFRLNDLLGGEHEKEELNHV from the coding sequence ATGCAAATGACAGAATTGCACCGACTTTCAAGAGAAGCCTTCGTGGCACAGATCGGGCACGTCTTTGAACATTCACCATGGGTCGCAGACAGCGCCTATGAACAGGCGGGTCCGTTTCACACATCCGAAGAAGTGTACAAACAGCTCCTTACCGCCATGCATGAGGGGACTGAGGATCAGAAGCTCAGTCTTCTGCGGGCACACCCGGATCTTGGCGGCCGGATTCAGATGACCGATGCCTCCGTAGCCGAACAGAAGGGTGCGGGGTTGAATCAGCTGAGTGAAAAGGAGTACGAGACCCTGAAGCGTCTGAATACACACTATACGGAACGGTTCGGTTTTCCGTTTATTCTTGCCGTGAAAGGCAAGACGAAAGAAGACATTATCAGCAATATCGAAAGCCGGATTGAAAACAGCCGGGAAGAAGAATTTGAAACAGCCCTGAACGAAGTCGGAAAGATCGCCGTCTTTCGCCTGAATGACCTGCTTGGCGGCGAACACGAGAAGGAGGAACTGAATCATGTCTGA
- the pucL gene encoding factor-independent urate hydroxylase encodes MSERTMLYGKGDVFVYRTYATPLKGVRQIPESNFTGRSNTIFGMDIQVSLAGEAFLTSFTEGDNAKVVATDSMKNFILHHAGEYEGTTMEGFLAYVSACFLDTYDHISEVEMSGRQFPFEAVEVGSPAGVVPSETVFREGMLEKPGTRISVGRDENGEAQIGSLESAVHDLHLIKVKGSSFAGFIRDEYTTLPETKDRPLFIYLNISWTYKETEHALGATPEQYVAAEQVKHIAQTLFHQEDSPSIQKLIYDIGIRVLERFPQLETVSFESNNRTWETVRDEIPASGEGKVFTDPRPPFGFQKFTVLQEDVKREEALR; translated from the coding sequence ATGTCTGAACGAACGATGTTATACGGCAAAGGGGACGTTTTTGTCTACCGCACATACGCTACACCGCTTAAAGGGGTCAGACAGATCCCTGAATCAAATTTCACAGGAAGATCAAATACGATTTTCGGTATGGATATCCAGGTATCTCTCGCCGGTGAAGCCTTCCTGACGTCTTTCACTGAAGGGGACAATGCCAAAGTGGTGGCGACGGATTCGATGAAGAACTTCATTCTCCATCACGCCGGAGAATATGAAGGGACGACGATGGAAGGTTTCCTCGCCTATGTGAGTGCCTGCTTCCTTGATACGTATGACCATATTTCAGAGGTGGAGATGTCAGGAAGACAGTTTCCGTTCGAAGCGGTCGAAGTCGGTTCACCAGCCGGCGTCGTGCCGAGTGAGACGGTGTTTCGGGAAGGGATGCTTGAAAAACCGGGGACCCGTATCAGCGTTGGACGTGATGAGAACGGCGAAGCACAGATCGGTTCTCTCGAAAGCGCTGTGCATGATCTGCATCTGATTAAAGTGAAAGGAAGCAGCTTTGCGGGCTTTATCCGCGATGAATATACAACCCTGCCGGAAACGAAGGACCGTCCGCTCTTTATTTATCTGAACATCAGCTGGACGTACAAAGAGACGGAGCATGCCCTCGGAGCGACCCCCGAGCAGTACGTGGCAGCAGAACAGGTCAAGCACATCGCCCAGACCCTCTTTCATCAGGAAGATTCGCCGTCCATCCAGAAGCTGATCTATGACATCGGTATTCGCGTCCTTGAGCGTTTCCCCCAGCTTGAAACGGTTTCCTTTGAATCGAATAACCGTACGTGGGAAACGGTACGCGACGAGATTCCGGCATCCGGTGAAGGCAAGGTCTTCACGGATCCGAGGCCGCCGTTCGGCTTTCAGAAATTCACGGTCCTTCAGGAGGATGTGAAGCGTGAGGAGGCCCTCCGCTGA
- the uraH gene encoding hydroxyisourate hydrolase, protein MGRLTTHVLNTATGLPAVGMKLILRKGNEEGGYTMLSDTVTNHDGRVDAPLLEGDAFTSGVYELTFFVGDYFQTEDAFLDEVPIRFTVDDATRHYHVPLLVTPYSYTTYRGS, encoded by the coding sequence ATGGGACGATTGACGACGCATGTTTTAAACACGGCGACGGGTCTTCCGGCAGTGGGGATGAAGCTCATACTCCGAAAGGGCAACGAAGAAGGCGGGTACACTATGCTTTCTGACACCGTGACGAATCACGACGGGCGCGTGGATGCACCGCTACTCGAAGGCGACGCATTCACGTCGGGCGTATATGAACTGACGTTTTTTGTCGGGGATTATTTTCAAACGGAGGATGCCTTTCTCGATGAGGTGCCGATCCGCTTTACCGTTGATGACGCTACCCGGCATTACCACGTACCGCTTCTCGTTACGCCGTATAGCTACACAACATACCGGGGCAGTTAA
- a CDS encoding Zn-dependent hydrolase, giving the protein MQTMTGIDQLRLWRTLMDLRQIGAGATEADGITRLAFSPPELEAKAYIRVLMEECGLDVYTDAVGNVFGVYQGREPDLPVIMTGSHVDSVIRGGAFDGTLGVLGAIEAVRTMKEAGIRPRRTIEIVSFSDEEGTRFGAGYMGSKALAGKLDDRFLTLTDQEGESYETVLTKAGYEPSAYPKAKRDSREIGAFLEMHIEQGRVLEEADIAAGIVTTIQGPLWLQVTIEGAADHAGATPMAIRKDASLAMAEAMLAVEEAAVTHGGVGTVGSLKVKPGGINIIPGEVVFTVDMRHGDTTLRDRMLTDIEASFSAIAGKRGVSFKTLVTKKEPPATCSEDIRASIHQAANTCGIPVKDMPCGAGHDALIMSTVTRMGMILVRSQDGISHNPQEWTSQEDCAKGTELLMRTLHSLAEERGDEA; this is encoded by the coding sequence ATGCAGACAATGACAGGGATCGATCAGCTGCGGCTGTGGCGGACGCTTATGGACCTCCGCCAAATCGGAGCAGGTGCAACCGAAGCGGACGGGATTACGAGGCTTGCCTTCTCACCGCCTGAGCTTGAAGCGAAAGCCTATATCAGGGTGTTAATGGAAGAGTGCGGTCTTGATGTGTATACCGATGCGGTGGGGAATGTTTTTGGTGTTTATCAGGGCAGGGAGCCCGATTTACCGGTGATTATGACCGGTTCACATGTGGATTCGGTCATACGCGGCGGGGCCTTTGATGGAACCCTTGGGGTGCTCGGTGCCATTGAGGCTGTCCGTACGATGAAGGAAGCGGGTATCCGGCCGAGGCGGACGATTGAAATCGTCAGTTTCTCCGACGAGGAAGGAACGCGGTTTGGGGCCGGCTATATGGGCAGTAAGGCCCTTGCAGGAAAGCTCGACGACCGCTTTCTCACCCTGACCGATCAGGAGGGCGAGAGCTATGAGACAGTTCTGACGAAGGCGGGCTATGAGCCGTCGGCCTATCCAAAGGCAAAGCGTGACAGCCGGGAGATCGGTGCTTTTCTTGAGATGCACATCGAACAGGGGCGTGTCCTTGAAGAAGCGGATATTGCCGCAGGGATCGTGACAACGATCCAGGGACCGCTCTGGCTCCAGGTGACGATTGAAGGGGCAGCAGATCACGCCGGTGCGACACCGATGGCGATCAGGAAGGATGCATCGTTGGCCATGGCTGAGGCGATGCTTGCCGTCGAGGAGGCGGCTGTCACACACGGCGGGGTCGGGACCGTCGGCAGTCTCAAAGTCAAACCGGGCGGGATTAACATCATCCCTGGCGAAGTGGTCTTTACCGTCGATATGCGCCACGGGGACACCACGCTTCGCGATCGGATGCTTACGGACATCGAGGCCTCTTTTTCGGCCATCGCCGGGAAACGCGGTGTCAGCTTCAAGACGTTGGTCACCAAGAAAGAACCGCCGGCCACCTGTTCTGAAGATATTCGGGCAAGTATTCACCAGGCCGCAAACACATGCGGAATTCCGGTGAAAGACATGCCCTGCGGAGCGGGGCATGATGCGCTCATTATGTCGACAGTCACGAGAATGGGGATGATTCTCGTCCGCAGTCAAGACGGGATCAGCCATAACCCGCAGGAATGGACGAGTCAGGAAGACTGTGCAAAAGGCACGGAGCTTCTCATGCGGACGCTTCACAGCCTGGCAGAAGAAAGAGGGGATGAAGCATGA
- a CDS encoding pyridoxal-phosphate-dependent aminotransferase family protein, which yields MIRQKPLHVAPRTIMTPGPVEAEPSVLKAMSSTVLGQFDPDFTSVMNEVMVMLRDVLQTGNHWAYPVDGTSRAGIEAMLGSVIEEGDRVLIPAFGRFGFLLKEICERVGGDVKMLTCEWGEVFEPSEIIGEIQAWQPKVVAMVHGDTSTGRVHPLKEIGEACRSNDALFIVDAVATVAGMDVRPDEWCIDGLITGTQKCLSIPSGLAPLTYNDRIEAVIQERKSVEAGIAAAGDPSGHDRRIRSNYLDLSQLQDYWSPKRLNHHTEATAMIYGLHEGLRVILEETLEARFERHRLNEQALTAGIRAMGLELFGDPDAKLTTVTCIRIPEGTDGEAVRRQLLDDYGIEIASSFGPLHGKIWRIGTMGYSCQKRNVLITLNALESVLTHQGCKVHKGTAAQAALEVYHQKKAPEITGIPG from the coding sequence ATGATCAGACAGAAACCGTTACATGTGGCACCGAGAACCATCATGACGCCAGGACCCGTGGAGGCAGAGCCCTCGGTCCTCAAAGCGATGTCATCAACGGTTCTCGGTCAGTTTGACCCGGACTTCACCTCGGTCATGAATGAGGTGATGGTGATGCTCCGGGACGTGCTTCAGACCGGGAATCATTGGGCGTATCCGGTGGACGGCACGTCACGGGCCGGGATTGAAGCGATGCTCGGATCGGTGATTGAAGAGGGGGATCGGGTCCTCATTCCTGCCTTTGGCCGTTTCGGCTTTCTCTTAAAAGAGATCTGCGAGCGCGTCGGCGGCGACGTGAAGATGCTTACGTGTGAATGGGGAGAGGTCTTTGAGCCTTCCGAAATCATAGGTGAGATTCAAGCGTGGCAGCCGAAGGTCGTGGCGATGGTCCATGGCGATACGTCCACCGGACGCGTCCATCCGTTGAAAGAGATTGGCGAGGCGTGCCGCAGCAATGATGCCCTCTTTATTGTTGATGCCGTGGCGACGGTGGCAGGCATGGACGTCCGTCCTGATGAATGGTGCATTGACGGCCTTATCACCGGGACGCAGAAATGCCTGTCGATCCCCTCGGGTCTTGCGCCACTTACCTATAATGACCGGATTGAAGCCGTGATTCAGGAACGGAAATCCGTCGAGGCGGGGATTGCCGCCGCCGGGGATCCGAGCGGTCACGACCGGCGTATCCGGAGTAATTACCTCGACCTCAGTCAGCTTCAGGATTACTGGTCCCCGAAGCGCCTTAATCACCACACGGAAGCAACGGCAATGATTTATGGCCTGCATGAGGGGTTGCGGGTGATTCTCGAGGAAACCCTAGAGGCCCGCTTTGAGCGGCATCGTCTGAACGAACAGGCGCTGACGGCGGGGATCCGGGCGATGGGACTTGAACTGTTCGGGGATCCGGATGCGAAACTGACGACGGTGACCTGTATCCGGATCCCGGAGGGCACAGACGGTGAAGCGGTGCGGCGACAACTCCTTGACGATTATGGCATTGAAATCGCCAGCTCGTTCGGTCCGCTGCACGGGAAAATCTGGCGCATCGGGACGATGGGCTACAGCTGTCAAAAACGCAATGTGCTCATTACGCTGAATGCCCTTGAAAGTGTGCTCACGCACCAGGGATGCAAGGTCCATAAAGGCACGGCAGCGCAAGCGGCCCTTGAGGTCTATCATCAGAAAAAGGCCCCCGAAATCACCGGTATACCGGGATGA
- a CDS encoding Dps family protein, protein MAHVKTEEILNRHVSNWSVLFVKLHNYHWYVGSTQFFTLHQKFEELYNEAATNIDELAERLLAAQGNPVASMSEYLKTATVKEAEGETTYEAMLDTLIGDFDLISKELNADIATLEDEVGDDVTADMLIGIRQSVEKHNWMLRQYTR, encoded by the coding sequence TTGGCACACGTAAAGACAGAAGAAATCCTGAACAGACATGTATCGAACTGGAGCGTCTTGTTCGTCAAGCTCCATAACTATCACTGGTATGTAGGAAGCACGCAGTTCTTTACCCTGCATCAGAAATTTGAAGAGCTTTATAACGAAGCTGCGACAAATATTGACGAACTCGCAGAGCGTCTTCTTGCCGCTCAGGGCAACCCGGTTGCATCCATGAGCGAATACCTGAAGACAGCCACAGTGAAGGAAGCCGAAGGGGAAACAACGTACGAAGCCATGCTCGATACGCTGATCGGCGACTTTGATTTGATCTCAAAAGAACTGAACGCCGACATTGCCACCCTTGAAGACGAAGTGGGTGACGATGTGACAGCAGACATGCTGATTGGCATTCGTCAGTCTGTTGAGAAGCATAACTGGATGCTTCGTCAATATACAAGATAA
- a CDS encoding rhodanese-like domain-containing protein, translating into MKTTILAIPLLALLLSGCSDNGASDAAFHNEPEQTDNESVSEPVPDEDEIRFTAGAAYFNRLTTNRYMLSEDDIDPADSGTWLIDLRNSAAFSEGSLPEAVSSDPASLGDVLGALRQTDQVVFISEDGQVASQVMAATRMAGINSSLLAGGIRDYKGDLQPGQRSVSELLDTVEEAPGGDPETQIMDEVVNRYLSGDIATDRSRVDPETLHANLSDYYIIDTRSEADYKEAHVPTAHHIPVASIGQHMPDIPADKPLLVYCYSGQTGAQAATVLAVAGFETYTLTGGMGNWVQQGFETAQPEADPVTQ; encoded by the coding sequence ATGAAGACTACAATACTGGCAATCCCCCTGCTCGCGCTTTTATTGTCCGGCTGCAGTGACAACGGGGCGTCTGACGCAGCTTTTCATAATGAGCCGGAACAGACAGACAATGAATCTGTGTCAGAACCGGTTCCTGATGAAGACGAGATCCGTTTCACGGCCGGTGCCGCATACTTTAACCGCCTGACCACAAACCGGTACATGCTTTCTGAAGACGACATCGATCCCGCCGATTCCGGCACTTGGCTGATCGATCTCAGGAACAGCGCCGCTTTTTCAGAAGGGAGTCTTCCGGAGGCCGTTTCTTCCGATCCCGCCTCACTCGGTGACGTCCTCGGCGCATTAAGGCAGACGGATCAGGTCGTCTTTATCAGTGAAGACGGACAAGTGGCGTCTCAAGTGATGGCGGCAACGCGCATGGCCGGCATAAACAGCTCCCTCCTGGCAGGCGGTATCAGGGATTATAAAGGAGACCTTCAGCCTGGTCAGCGTTCTGTCTCTGAGCTTCTTGACACCGTTGAAGAAGCTCCCGGCGGGGATCCGGAAACACAGATCATGGACGAGGTGGTCAACCGCTACTTAAGCGGGGACATCGCCACCGACCGAAGCCGTGTTGATCCTGAAACACTGCACGCAAATCTGTCCGATTATTACATCATCGATACGAGGAGTGAGGCTGATTATAAAGAGGCGCACGTGCCAACGGCACACCATATTCCGGTCGCTTCCATTGGCCAGCATATGCCCGACATTCCTGCCGATAAACCGCTTCTCGTCTACTGCTACTCCGGACAGACCGGCGCACAGGCTGCCACCGTTCTTGCCGTAGCCGGTTTTGAGACGTATACGCTGACAGGCGGCATGGGGAACTGGGTGCAGCAAGGCTTTGAAACCGCTCAGCCCGAGGCCGATCCTGTCACACAATAA
- the arsC gene encoding arsenate reductase (thioredoxin): protein MTKPILYFLCTGNSCRSQMAEGWGKEILGEEWDVYSAGIEAHGVNPNAVKAMNEVAIDISGQTSDTIDQDLLNKADFVVTLCGHANDVCPATPPNKERAHWGFDDPAKAEGTDTEKWAVFQRVRDEIGERIRTFKETGK from the coding sequence ATGACAAAACCGATTTTATACTTCTTATGTACAGGCAACTCCTGCCGCAGTCAAATGGCAGAAGGCTGGGGAAAAGAAATTCTTGGCGAAGAGTGGGACGTCTACTCTGCAGGGATTGAAGCCCACGGTGTGAACCCGAATGCTGTCAAAGCCATGAATGAAGTGGCCATAGATATTTCCGGACAGACGTCCGATACAATCGATCAGGACCTCCTGAACAAAGCAGACTTTGTCGTGACTCTTTGCGGACACGCCAACGATGTCTGCCCGGCAACACCGCCGAACAAGGAACGTGCCCACTGGGGCTTTGACGATCCTGCCAAAGCTGAAGGCACAGACACGGAGAAGTGGGCGGTCTTCCAGCGCGTCCGTGACGAAATTGGCGAACGGATCCGCACGTTCAAAGAAACCGGAAAATAA
- a CDS encoding ArsR/SmtB family transcription factor, with translation MQHPAITSKVSLYKMLADEKRINILRFLNEAGLCVCDLEALLGISQPAVSQHLRKLKQADIITSHKHDQWHIYSINDGYEHHQHLLHILNELPSAEKDVADITAQGIRSRCSIEITEIRFLEKKN, from the coding sequence ATGCAACATCCGGCTATTACATCGAAGGTTTCCCTGTATAAGATGCTTGCCGATGAGAAGCGTATTAACATTCTCCGTTTCTTAAACGAAGCAGGCCTCTGCGTCTGTGATCTCGAAGCACTTCTTGGCATCAGCCAGCCAGCAGTCAGTCAACACCTGCGTAAATTAAAGCAGGCAGACATCATCACTTCCCATAAACATGACCAGTGGCATATCTACTCCATTAATGACGGCTACGAACATCATCAGCATCTCTTGCACATTCTGAACGAACTGCCCTCCGCAGAAAAGGATGTCGCGGATATAACCGCACAAGGGATCCGCTCCCGCTGTTCCATTGAAATCACAGAGATACGCTTTCTCGAGAAAAAGAACTGA
- a CDS encoding class I SAM-dependent methyltransferase, with product MTTFYNTLSSAVYNYDKAIGISFGDVGFYTSRLEGISGKILEPAVGNGRLLIPLTEAGLTVDGFDLSEAMLSHCRQNCHDRGLSPHLWQDSMTTFTSNEQYEAIILPAGSFLLLPSHADGMEALRRFHDHLVPGGRLLIDLFLPDELNAGQESFRRFPLNNRETITLTSTVRSVDVVRQSVESYNRYEKWVDGKLTETELERFPVRWIGIEEAKLMLKEAGFTDIRLSADYQMDKQPEQAGEMLTFEAVAK from the coding sequence ATGACCACGTTTTACAATACCCTGTCCTCAGCCGTCTACAACTACGATAAAGCCATTGGAATAAGCTTTGGCGATGTCGGGTTTTACACAAGCCGGCTCGAAGGCATCTCGGGTAAAATCCTTGAACCTGCCGTTGGCAACGGACGGCTGCTCATACCGTTAACCGAAGCCGGGCTTACGGTGGATGGTTTCGATCTCTCGGAGGCCATGCTCAGTCACTGCCGGCAAAACTGCCATGATCGCGGCCTTTCTCCTCATCTTTGGCAGGACAGCATGACCACATTCACAAGCAATGAGCAGTATGAAGCGATTATTCTCCCGGCAGGCAGTTTCCTGCTTTTGCCCTCTCATGCGGACGGTATGGAAGCCTTGCGGCGTTTTCACGATCATCTCGTCCCAGGTGGCCGTCTCCTCATCGATCTGTTTTTACCTGATGAGCTCAATGCCGGCCAGGAATCATTCCGGCGCTTCCCTTTAAACAACCGTGAAACCATCACCCTCACAAGCACCGTCCGATCGGTGGATGTTGTCCGTCAATCCGTGGAATCCTACAACCGATACGAGAAGTGGGTGGACGGCAAGCTGACGGAAACCGAGCTCGAGCGCTTTCCGGTCCGCTGGATCGGTATCGAGGAAGCAAAGCTCATGCTGAAAGAGGCCGGCTTTACTGACATCAGGCTCTCCGCCGATTATCAAATGGACAAACAGCCGGAACAGGCCGGTGAAATGTTGACATTCGAAGCCGTTGCCAAATAA
- a CDS encoding GNAT family N-acetyltransferase, which produces MEDIFIVELTEEDAVSAYPVVKQLRDHLDEESYLELVKEAMANEGYRMFGLVNGDLLVSVIGLMPMTTLYDGRAIWVSDLVTAEMQRSKGYGGILLEFAEEWARDHGYGKITLSSGLQREDAHRFYEEKMNYSKKSYVFKKTF; this is translated from the coding sequence ATGGAAGATATATTTATTGTGGAATTGACTGAAGAAGATGCGGTATCCGCCTATCCGGTTGTCAAGCAGCTGCGGGATCACCTCGATGAGGAAAGCTATCTGGAGCTTGTAAAAGAAGCGATGGCGAATGAGGGGTACAGGATGTTCGGACTCGTGAACGGAGATCTCCTCGTTTCCGTTATCGGGCTCATGCCGATGACGACGCTCTATGACGGGCGCGCCATTTGGGTCAGTGACCTCGTCACGGCTGAGATGCAGCGATCGAAAGGATACGGGGGAATCCTGTTGGAATTTGCAGAGGAATGGGCCAGAGACCACGGTTACGGGAAAATCACCCTCTCCTCAGGGCTTCAGCGGGAAGATGCCCACCGATTCTATGAAGAGAAAATGAATTACAGCAAGAAGAGCTATGTATTCAAAAAGACATTTTAA
- a CDS encoding DoxX family protein, which yields MIASVLDAVVILVSVSFIIYGITCIGSVRMKQEFERFQLPGFAPWIGILEITAGAAMLVGLAVPWLLLLASGGLTLLMAVAVFVRIRVGDTLWQSSPAVVFFLLTAWLFFMTLQAL from the coding sequence GTGATTGCCTCTGTCCTGGATGCCGTCGTCATTCTCGTTTCGGTTTCCTTTATCATCTATGGCATTACCTGTATCGGCTCTGTGAGAATGAAACAGGAATTCGAACGGTTTCAACTGCCGGGATTTGCCCCATGGATCGGCATTCTTGAAATTACAGCTGGCGCAGCCATGCTTGTCGGGCTCGCCGTTCCATGGCTCTTGCTTCTTGCCTCCGGGGGACTGACGCTCCTCATGGCCGTCGCCGTCTTCGTCCGTATTCGCGTCGGTGACACGCTTTGGCAGTCCTCCCCCGCTGTTGTCTTCTTCCTTCTCACCGCTTGGCTGTTTTTCATGACCTTACAGGCTCTTTAA